Proteins from a single region of Chloroflexota bacterium:
- a CDS encoding protein phosphatase 2C domain-containing protein yields the protein MPGVGYLSDQGKQRTDNQDNAYFPAGIQPQQIAQQGALFIVADGVGGNAGGELASRMTVELIPQAYYADATPDPAQRLRAAIQRANTAIYTQAKSGDVRTEKMSATVVCAVTLGGYLYVAHAGDSRAYLLHRNGAVERLTTDHKWVYDQVRIGALTLAEAEKSDKRNIITRSVGGEASLEPELSVAPRALQPGDRLLLCTDGLSDLASDAELARMARQAALNTGAQQMINLANKRGGPDNITVLLVELDTFGPARAPGGAAAGRAGGRKPLTGNMPLIAGVVVALLVIGIFALAGGPPPPPPTPAPVPTVTHAVTAVAGPSATPSETRAPTATPTLAPTAATGPSRGSASPTPTNTPAPATVVPQLAPTVATRYAGITLADPPDKSTKPVEQGFALLFDWSYPPKELASGDHFVVQIARPGTNEWSDVECTMTGDTPQHQCNADPAKLGGTRDYRWRVMVRDNAGKLASAVGNEWTFMLKLFKIVSVCVKRNPVSGECITEADQEVDVP from the coding sequence ATGCCCGGCGTTGGGTACCTGAGCGACCAGGGGAAGCAGCGCACCGACAATCAGGACAATGCCTACTTCCCGGCGGGCATCCAACCCCAGCAGATCGCGCAGCAGGGCGCCCTTTTCATCGTCGCCGACGGCGTCGGCGGCAACGCCGGTGGTGAACTGGCCAGCCGCATGACGGTGGAATTGATCCCGCAAGCGTACTACGCCGACGCGACGCCCGACCCCGCGCAGCGTCTGCGTGCGGCGATTCAGCGCGCCAACACGGCGATCTACACCCAGGCAAAGAGCGGCGACGTACGCACCGAGAAGATGTCGGCAACGGTCGTGTGCGCCGTCACGCTCGGCGGCTATCTCTATGTCGCACATGCCGGCGACAGCCGCGCCTATCTGCTGCACCGCAACGGCGCCGTCGAGCGATTGACCACCGACCACAAGTGGGTCTATGACCAGGTGCGCATCGGCGCGCTGACGCTGGCGGAAGCCGAGAAGAGCGACAAGCGCAATATAATTACCCGCTCGGTCGGCGGCGAGGCGAGCCTGGAGCCAGAGCTGAGCGTCGCGCCGCGCGCGCTCCAGCCCGGCGACCGCCTACTGCTGTGCACGGACGGCTTGAGCGACCTGGCGTCGGACGCGGAACTGGCGCGTATGGCGCGCCAGGCCGCGCTGAACACCGGCGCGCAGCAGATGATCAACCTGGCGAACAAGCGCGGCGGCCCCGACAACATCACGGTGCTGCTGGTCGAGCTCGATACGTTCGGCCCGGCGCGCGCGCCGGGCGGCGCGGCCGCCGGGCGGGCGGGCGGCCGCAAACCGCTGACCGGAAACATGCCGCTCATTGCCGGAGTGGTGGTCGCGTTGCTTGTCATCGGCATCTTCGCACTGGCCGGCGGGCCGCCGCCACCGCCCCCCACGCCCGCGCCTGTGCCCACAGTCACGCACGCAGTCACTGCGGTGGCTGGGCCGAGCGCGACGCCCAGCGAGACGCGCGCGCCGACGGCCACGCCCACTCTTGCGCCGACAGCAGCCACAGGCCCAAGCCGCGGATCCGCATCGCCGACACCGACGAACACGCCAGCACCCGCAACCGTGGTGCCGCAACTAGCCCCGACAGTCGCCACGCGCTATGCGGGCATCACGTTGGCTGATCCGCCTGACAAGAGCACGAAGCCCGTGGAGCAAGGCTTCGCCCTGCTGTTTGATTGGAGCTATCCGCCCAAAGAACTGGCGTCCGGAGATCATTTCGTCGTACAGATCGCCAGGCCCGGCACCAACGAGTGGAGCGATGTGGAATGTACGATGACCGGCGACACCCCACAGCACCAGTGCAACGCGGATCCGGCCAAGCTGGGCGGTACGCGTGACTATCGCTGGCGGGTAATGGTGCGGGACAACGCCGGTAAGCTAGCCAGCGCGGTCGGCAACGAATGGACGTTTATGTTGAAGCTTTTCAAGATCGTCAGCGTGTGCGTGAAGAGAAACCCGGTTTCGGGAGAGTGTATTACTGAAGCTGATCAGGAAGTCGACGTCCCATAG
- a CDS encoding serine/threonine-protein phosphatase has product MPPSPSAPEIGAASSIGLARDHQEDFYGVPSAALGADPARVAARGLLVAVADGMGGHAAGEVASHIAIETLFHAYYESEPFDGPAAALERAVHQANGAIYAQASADLSQYEMGCTIVAAVARADGLTIAHVGDSRAYRRRGNRLQALTVDHTWVEAQVQSGTLTRAQARRSVMRNQLLQALGTKPEVAVTVSAREALRPGDILLLCSDGVHGPVSNAEMRRALDAPSALEAARRLVALADGHGGPDNSTAVVVRMPGRAPAPLTPLLLISAMIALLAIVFIFPVAGGLNTLLAIATATPTAALTPARSQTAIATPPATAIMTIGAPTTAAPLALTPSPSPAPTAAPIAPTATTAPLPGPTATATPSPSTVSVAPTETKPAVVSMTPTPSSGTPKVTPPPTEKPAPPSVTPPPTAIVPTVAATAIPPTSVPPTAIPPTPVPPTAVPPTPLPHN; this is encoded by the coding sequence ATGCCACCATCGCCGTCCGCACCCGAGATCGGCGCCGCATCGTCCATCGGGCTCGCGCGCGACCACCAGGAGGACTTCTACGGCGTGCCGTCCGCCGCGCTGGGCGCGGATCCGGCGCGCGTGGCCGCGCGCGGCCTGCTGGTCGCCGTGGCCGACGGCATGGGCGGGCACGCCGCCGGCGAAGTCGCCAGCCACATCGCGATCGAGACGCTCTTTCACGCCTACTACGAGTCCGAGCCGTTCGACGGACCCGCCGCCGCGCTGGAGCGCGCCGTCCATCAGGCCAACGGCGCCATTTACGCACAGGCGTCGGCCGATCTGAGCCAGTACGAGATGGGCTGCACCATCGTCGCGGCGGTCGCGCGGGCGGACGGCCTGACGATCGCGCACGTCGGCGACAGCCGCGCCTACCGCCGGCGCGGCAATCGCCTGCAAGCGCTGACGGTTGACCACACCTGGGTCGAGGCGCAGGTGCAGTCGGGCACGCTAACCCGCGCACAGGCACGGCGGAGCGTGATGCGCAACCAACTGCTCCAAGCGCTCGGCACTAAGCCGGAGGTGGCGGTCACCGTCTCGGCGCGGGAGGCATTGCGGCCGGGCGATATCCTGCTGCTCTGTTCGGATGGCGTACATGGACCGGTGAGCAATGCCGAGATGCGCCGCGCGCTTGACGCGCCGTCGGCGCTGGAGGCGGCTCGACGGCTGGTCGCACTGGCCGACGGGCACGGCGGCCCTGACAACAGCACCGCCGTCGTCGTGCGCATGCCCGGTCGAGCACCGGCGCCGCTCACGCCGCTGCTGCTGATCAGCGCGATGATCGCGTTGCTGGCGATCGTGTTCATATTCCCCGTCGCCGGCGGGCTGAATACCTTGCTGGCGATCGCGACGGCCACGCCGACGGCGGCGCTAACGCCGGCGCGCAGCCAGACGGCGATTGCGACGCCGCCGGCCACTGCAATCATGACGATCGGCGCGCCGACCACGGCCGCGCCGCTGGCATTGACGCCATCGCCGTCACCCGCGCCGACGGCCGCGCCCATTGCGCCCACCGCGACGACAGCGCCACTGCCCGGGCCAACAGCGACGGCCACACCATCGCCGTCGACTGTCTCGGTCGCGCCGACTGAGACGAAACCAGCCGTCGTATCCATGACACCAACACCGTCCAGCGGCACGCCGAAGGTTACACCGCCGCCGACCGAAAAACCCGCGCCGCCATCGGTGACACCGCCGCCGACCGCGATTGTGCCGACTGTCGCGGCGACTGCGATACCGCCCACGTCCGTGCCGCCGACGGCGATACCGCCGACACCCGTGCCGCCAACAGCGGTGCCGCCGACACCGCTGCCGCATAACTGA
- a CDS encoding TM2 domain-containing protein codes for MGATRTAAGLCAIVLGALGIHKFLLGYMAEGAIMAAVTVAGLLWTWTNMPGAAMAIIGIIEGIMYLTKTDAEFTNTYIVHRRGWF; via the coding sequence ATGGGCGCTACGCGCACGGCGGCGGGCCTGTGCGCCATCGTGCTGGGGGCGCTCGGCATCCACAAGTTCCTGCTCGGCTACATGGCCGAAGGCGCGATCATGGCGGCGGTCACTGTCGCCGGTCTGCTGTGGACGTGGACCAATATGCCGGGCGCGGCTATGGCGATCATCGGCATCATTGAGGGCATCATGTATCTGACGAAGACGGACGCGGAGTTTACGAACACGTATATCGTCCACCGGAGGGGCTGGTTCTAG
- a CDS encoding Stp1/IreP family PP2C-type Ser/Thr phosphatase produces MNPQAPTRTAAAIAEPAVYGDTDPGQKRPDNQDHVYWAPTADAAHGRLLIVADGIGGYQGGARASEIAVERVAQTYAADPSPDALAALRGAVEAANAAIYGEAQQQADHAEMGSTIVAAVLLGNRLLVANVGDSRAYVVHGGRSRQITHDHSWVAEQLRAGVLTAVEARAHPLRNQITRSLGRQPAVEVDTFTVDLTPGDVVLLCSDGLHGQVRDAELAREAAARPPHEAVTRLIQLANQRGGPDNISAVVARMPGGAGMAARLPVPLWMGAGLAAALVVVLIALLSVDGPWRGDTGTPTVPAVALIPTATPTAVTGPIRVPETPPPTPTPTRAATATPTKAVPTVAPPVPTATAITSATAVPSTTQTPPSAGPCERTPLGSLIMVDERSKKPMSQPGLMIGPRNEGSALTKLAYKSELYYYGVEENGVPYFGNPRWYIVGYRNFCGYLWAGYTIVVRGG; encoded by the coding sequence GTGAACCCACAGGCACCCACTCGCACCGCCGCGGCCATCGCCGAGCCGGCTGTGTATGGCGACACCGACCCCGGGCAGAAGCGGCCCGACAACCAGGACCACGTGTACTGGGCGCCGACGGCGGACGCTGCCCACGGCCGCCTGCTGATCGTCGCCGACGGGATCGGCGGCTACCAGGGCGGCGCGCGCGCCAGCGAAATCGCGGTCGAGCGCGTCGCGCAGACGTACGCCGCCGATCCGTCGCCGGATGCGCTCGCCGCGCTGCGCGGCGCCGTGGAAGCGGCGAACGCCGCCATCTACGGCGAGGCGCAACAGCAGGCCGATCATGCGGAGATGGGCTCGACCATCGTGGCGGCCGTGCTGCTGGGCAACCGACTTCTGGTAGCCAACGTCGGCGACAGCCGCGCCTACGTCGTGCACGGCGGCCGGAGCCGCCAGATTACGCACGATCATTCGTGGGTGGCCGAGCAGTTGCGCGCCGGGGTGCTGACCGCCGTGGAGGCGCGCGCGCACCCGCTCCGCAATCAGATCACGCGCTCGCTGGGCCGCCAACCGGCGGTTGAGGTCGACACGTTCACGGTCGACCTGACGCCGGGCGATGTCGTCCTGTTGTGCAGCGACGGCTTGCACGGCCAGGTGCGCGACGCCGAACTGGCGCGCGAGGCGGCGGCGCGCCCGCCGCACGAGGCGGTCACGCGGCTGATCCAACTGGCAAACCAGCGCGGCGGGCCCGACAACATCAGCGCGGTGGTCGCGCGCATGCCGGGCGGCGCGGGTATGGCGGCGCGCCTGCCGGTTCCGCTCTGGATGGGCGCCGGTTTGGCCGCCGCGCTGGTCGTCGTGCTGATTGCGTTGCTAAGCGTCGACGGCCCGTGGCGTGGCGACACCGGGACGCCCACCGTGCCGGCCGTGGCACTCATACCGACCGCCACGCCGACCGCGGTGACGGGTCCGATACGCGTACCAGAAACGCCACCGCCCACACCGACACCAACGCGCGCAGCCACCGCGACTCCGACGAAGGCAGTCCCTACGGTAGCACCGCCAGTGCCAACAGCAACGGCTATCACCTCGGCAACAGCCGTCCCGTCAACCACACAAACGCCGCCAAGTGCCGGGCCGTGTGAGCGCACGCCACTGGGTAGTCTCATTATGGTTGACGAGCGGAGCAAGAAGCCTATGTCTCAGCCTGGACTGATGATTGGTCCAAGAAACGAGGGGAGCGCTTTGACAAAACTTGCATATAAGTCAGAACTCTACTACTACGGCGTGGAAGAGAACGGCGTACCGTATTTTGGGAATCCGCGATGGTACATCGTTGGGTATCGGAATTTTTGCGGTTATCTCTGGGCTGGCTACACAATCGTTGTCCGGGGGGGGTAG
- a CDS encoding FHA domain-containing protein, with translation MTSAIYRARGLLTIFILLAGIMMGSVQSASADTWAIGSIVGLCRGTQIRTGPGLAYYVHTIVPENSWAVKIINGPRSADGQEWWDTSRKEAGDPSGGTGWVYRSQATACLGGQPPPPPPAQAASIVLTSDLVISNLRPAPGQAINAAFRAKNVGGQTFSARYFGVKGRDANNGDYSFYWFENFTLAPGQEFRYDTNRSLDHTGSFWFTPNYSPDGSNWSDVKWPDGRTSYVNVIVLQPIPPAAPGQLEIANALSLSGTKPNVNQSVTARFSVRNTGGQPLTMQRLNASARGPGAHSQDWTAREVDFPSVQNITLQPGQTYTFQQSRSFDQAGDYFAEPTWQDGGGEWHGIPPFTRVWFDVAQPVTLTPTPVPQQPGQLEVAEALSLSSTTPNVNQTVTARFRVRNTGGQPVTMQRLNASARGPDARSQEWVAREVDFPSVQNITLQPGQTYTFQQSRSFDQAGDYFAEPTWQDGSGEWHGIPSFTRVWFDVAPVITVTPVPPQQPGQLEIADALTLSSTTPKVNSSVTARFSVRNTGGQPVTMQRLNAGGRGPDARSQEWAAREVDFPSVQNLTLQPGQTYAYQQSRSFDQPGEYFAEPIWQDSGGEWHGIPPFTRVWFDVTPENIPAPPPDITITPTPVRPPPPAAAARLAVEGDMTVSNLKPEVGEAVTVEFTVRNVGGQSITVQRLNASARGPDARRLEWNAPEVDFPALMNISFNSRVAYTYHMSRSFSAPGEYFIEPTYQDAGGQWHGIEPNPRIWIEVHDKATVPPPPPPRRDSIRFPLGDTGTDPTQEGFALIYPFGSNTRNPTPAKECFGKKPLSELIHAGEDWFLSSSGSAKGKPVHVIADGRVSEIASSDYPGYAVLINHEGEGVWALYGHITLARMLRAGDSVTRGEVLGKILYQTDPWGNDNSHLHFEVHNKNPLTTHCMDGSITHYNAAGYVLEKSEFATSGHIDPSKFILDRLGSPGFARPLVYQSIGTIKQDERQSAGEIAVADKQADLTIALRWPGSTLDLSVTDPNGRVVDEAYPGVTWTREATQLRLSVKNPVSGKWSTTVVGKAVSEDDEPYSITAHTEKAGAITPPDNGAGALAFVLAVVGVAALFMYASGSRPPAVRPGQPFLQLARGQTARAQYGLGRPVVLIGRDRRAQIALRDPQVSQRHARIVATHHSHVLEDLQSRNGTFVNGQPVKRHRLQDGDRLRVGTTEFRYVGPHGASRSRTDAAQSGVGVQLADGHFVAIRHDSLTIGRDPGCDLRLNDRQVSRRHARIVRHSSGYAIHDLDSPNGVRVQGRKVESVLLRDGDRIEIGRARLVFRQTSAPPSSHHAPGGAKHVH, from the coding sequence ACCCCCGGCACAGGCCGCCAGTATCGTGCTGACCTCGGATTTGGTGATCTCGAACCTGCGCCCCGCGCCCGGACAAGCAATCAATGCCGCGTTCCGCGCGAAGAACGTAGGCGGCCAGACGTTCAGCGCCCGCTACTTTGGCGTCAAGGGCCGCGACGCGAACAACGGCGACTACAGTTTTTACTGGTTTGAAAACTTCACGCTGGCACCGGGCCAGGAATTTCGCTATGACACCAATCGCAGCCTGGATCACACAGGCTCATTCTGGTTCACGCCCAACTATTCACCGGATGGATCTAATTGGTCTGACGTGAAATGGCCCGACGGTCGGACCAGCTATGTCAACGTGATTGTCCTGCAGCCGATCCCGCCGGCAGCCCCGGGTCAATTGGAGATCGCCAATGCGCTTTCGCTGTCGGGCACCAAGCCCAATGTCAATCAGAGCGTCACGGCGCGCTTCAGCGTACGCAACACCGGCGGTCAGCCGCTGACGATGCAGCGGCTGAATGCGAGTGCGCGCGGCCCGGGTGCGCACAGCCAGGACTGGACGGCGCGGGAGGTCGATTTCCCGTCCGTTCAGAACATTACGCTCCAGCCGGGGCAAACGTACACGTTCCAGCAGAGCCGATCGTTTGACCAGGCCGGCGACTACTTCGCTGAGCCGACCTGGCAGGATGGCGGCGGTGAGTGGCATGGCATTCCGCCGTTTACGCGCGTCTGGTTCGATGTCGCCCAGCCGGTCACGTTGACCCCGACGCCGGTGCCGCAACAGCCGGGCCAGTTGGAGGTCGCCGAAGCGCTGTCTCTGTCGAGCACGACGCCCAACGTGAATCAAACCGTCACGGCACGCTTCCGTGTGCGAAATACCGGCGGCCAACCGGTGACGATGCAGCGTCTGAATGCGAGCGCGCGCGGCCCAGATGCCCGCAGCCAGGAATGGGTGGCACGAGAGGTCGATTTCCCGTCCGTGCAGAACATTACGCTTCAGCCGGGGCAAACGTACACGTTCCAGCAAAGCCGATCGTTTGATCAGGCCGGCGACTACTTCGCCGAGCCGACTTGGCAGGATGGCAGTGGTGAGTGGCATGGCATTCCATCGTTTACGCGCGTCTGGTTCGACGTCGCGCCGGTGATCACGGTAACGCCGGTGCCACCGCAACAGCCGGGCCAGCTAGAGATCGCCGATGCGCTGACGCTCTCGAGCACGACGCCAAAGGTGAACAGTAGCGTTACGGCGCGGTTCAGCGTGCGCAACACGGGCGGCCAGCCGGTGACGATGCAGCGCCTGAATGCAGGCGGGCGCGGCCCAGATGCCCGCAGCCAGGAATGGGCGGCGCGGGAGGTTGATTTTCCGTCCGTCCAGAACCTCACGCTCCAGCCGGGGCAAACGTACGCGTACCAGCAGAGCCGATCGTTTGACCAGCCGGGCGAATACTTCGCTGAGCCGATCTGGCAGGATAGCGGCGGTGAGTGGCATGGCATTCCGCCGTTTACGCGCGTCTGGTTCGACGTGACGCCAGAGAACATCCCGGCGCCCCCGCCTGATATCACGATAACGCCAACACCGGTGCGACCTCCGCCGCCGGCCGCCGCGGCGCGGCTCGCCGTCGAAGGCGACATGACGGTGTCCAACCTTAAACCGGAAGTCGGGGAAGCGGTCACGGTCGAGTTCACCGTGCGCAACGTCGGCGGTCAGAGCATAACGGTTCAGCGCCTGAATGCCAGCGCGCGCGGGCCGGACGCGCGCCGCCTGGAGTGGAATGCGCCCGAAGTGGACTTCCCAGCGCTGATGAATATCTCGTTCAACTCGCGCGTGGCCTATACCTACCACATGAGCCGTTCGTTCAGTGCTCCCGGCGAGTACTTTATTGAACCCACCTATCAGGATGCCGGCGGCCAGTGGCATGGTATCGAACCTAATCCGCGCATCTGGATCGAGGTGCACGACAAGGCCACCGTTCCGCCGCCCCCACCGCCTCGCCGCGATAGCATCAGGTTCCCACTTGGGGACACGGGGACTGACCCGACTCAAGAAGGCTTCGCGTTAATTTACCCCTTTGGATCCAACACGCGGAACCCTACGCCTGCAAAAGAATGTTTCGGCAAAAAGCCGCTCAGTGAATTAATACATGCCGGCGAAGACTGGTTTCTGAGCAGCAGCGGATCGGCGAAGGGGAAACCCGTTCATGTCATCGCAGACGGGCGCGTTTCCGAAATTGCGTCCAGCGACTACCCGGGGTATGCAGTCCTGATAAACCACGAGGGCGAAGGGGTTTGGGCGCTGTACGGCCACATTACTCTCGCGCGGATGCTTCGCGCCGGAGACTCAGTCACACGCGGCGAAGTATTGGGCAAAATACTATACCAGACCGATCCATGGGGGAATGATAATTCGCACCTGCACTTTGAGGTCCACAACAAGAACCCGCTGACTACACACTGCATGGATGGGTCCATAACTCATTACAATGCCGCTGGTTATGTGCTGGAGAAATCAGAATTTGCAACGAGCGGCCACATCGATCCGTCGAAGTTTATCCTCGATCGGCTAGGCAGTCCCGGTTTCGCGCGTCCGCTGGTATATCAGTCTATAGGTACGATCAAACAAGACGAGCGACAGTCGGCGGGAGAGATCGCCGTCGCCGACAAACAAGCCGACCTGACCATCGCATTGCGTTGGCCGGGCAGCACCCTCGACCTGTCGGTCACGGATCCCAATGGCCGGGTGGTTGACGAAGCGTACCCCGGTGTGACTTGGACGCGTGAAGCGACTCAGCTCCGGCTCTCGGTGAAGAATCCCGTGTCTGGGAAGTGGTCAACGACCGTGGTCGGCAAAGCGGTTTCCGAAGACGACGAGCCCTATTCGATCACGGCCCATACAGAAAAAGCGGGTGCCATCACGCCGCCGGACAACGGGGCCGGGGCGCTGGCATTTGTGCTGGCCGTCGTAGGCGTCGCCGCGCTGTTCATGTACGCGTCCGGCAGCCGGCCGCCGGCGGTGCGCCCCGGCCAGCCGTTCCTGCAATTGGCGCGCGGCCAGACCGCCCGCGCCCAATACGGCCTCGGACGCCCCGTCGTGCTGATCGGGCGCGATCGTCGCGCCCAGATCGCGCTGCGCGACCCGCAGGTCTCGCAACGCCACGCACGCATCGTCGCCACGCACCACAGTCACGTGCTTGAGGACCTGCAGAGCCGGAACGGCACCTTTGTGAACGGGCAACCGGTCAAGCGCCACCGTCTGCAGGACGGCGACCGCCTCCGGGTGGGAACGACCGAATTCCGTTATGTGGGGCCGCATGGCGCGTCGCGTAGTCGAACCGATGCGGCGCAATCTGGCGTCGGCGTCCAATTGGCCGATGGGCACTTCGTCGCCATCCGGCACGATAGCCTGACGATTGGCCGCGATCCGGGCTGCGATCTGCGGCTGAACGACCGGCAGGTTTCGCGCCGGCACGCGCGCATCGTGCGCCATAGCAGCGGGTATGCGATCCACGATTTGGACAGCCCGAACGGCGTGCGCGTGCAGGGCCGCAAAGTCGAAAGCGTGCTGCTGCGCGATGGCGACCGGATCGAGATCGGCCGCGCGCGGCTGGTCTTCCGCCAGACGTCAGCGCCGCCTTCATCGCATCACGCGCCCGGTGGCGCAAAGCATGTGCATTAG